One Betta splendens chromosome 16, fBetSpl5.4, whole genome shotgun sequence genomic window carries:
- the bloc1s6 gene encoding biogenesis of lysosome-related organelles complex 1 subunit 6 isoform X2: protein MEVEGAEEGHICQSALPHSEDPQLSKHGSLPLKSSTTLENVLDEKATDRFTEGLLSHYLPNLQNSKQALQELRKNHLILLDTLDQEVTKFRECNAFLDLSALFTEAKVYQNKLVHVRKDMILLHEKTTKLKKRALKLQQQKQKETLEKEQQREKELERERQLTAKPAKRM, encoded by the exons ATGGAAGTAGAGGGGGCGGAAGAAGGACATATATGCCAAAGTGCACTTCCACATAGTGAAG ATCCTCAGTTGTCAAAGCATGGCTCACTTCCTCTGAAGAGCTCAACTACTTTAGAGAATGTGTTAGATGAAAAGGCTACAGACAGATTCACAGAGGGATTGCTCTCTCACTACCTGCCAAATCTGCAGAACTCTAAACAAGCACTTCAGGAGCTCAG AAAAAATCATCTGATATTGTTGGACACACTGGACCAAGAAGTCACCAAGTTTAGAGAATGTAACGCCTTTCTGGACCTCAGTGCACTG TTTACAGAGGCAAAGGTTTACCAGAATAAACTGGTGCATGTAAGGAAAGACATGATCCTGCTccatgaaaaaacaacaaaactaaag AAAAGAGCTTTAAAATTGCAGCAACAGAAGCAAAAGGAGACGCTAGAGAAGGAGCAACAACGAGAGAAGGAGCTTGAGAGAGAAAGGCAACTTACTGCCAAACCTGCTAAAAGAATGTAG
- the bloc1s6 gene encoding biogenesis of lysosome-related organelles complex 1 subunit 6 isoform X1 yields MLINRLLRGLLKTKRQLVQMEVEGAEEGHICQSALPHSEDPQLSKHGSLPLKSSTTLENVLDEKATDRFTEGLLSHYLPNLQNSKQALQELRKNHLILLDTLDQEVTKFRECNAFLDLSALFTEAKVYQNKLVHVRKDMILLHEKTTKLKKRALKLQQQKQKETLEKEQQREKELERERQLTAKPAKRM; encoded by the exons ATGCTAATAAACAGACTGTTACGCGG GTTATTGAAGACAAAAAGACAGTTGGTGCAGATGGAAGTAGAGGGGGCGGAAGAAGGACATATATGCCAAAGTGCACTTCCACATAGTGAAG ATCCTCAGTTGTCAAAGCATGGCTCACTTCCTCTGAAGAGCTCAACTACTTTAGAGAATGTGTTAGATGAAAAGGCTACAGACAGATTCACAGAGGGATTGCTCTCTCACTACCTGCCAAATCTGCAGAACTCTAAACAAGCACTTCAGGAGCTCAG AAAAAATCATCTGATATTGTTGGACACACTGGACCAAGAAGTCACCAAGTTTAGAGAATGTAACGCCTTTCTGGACCTCAGTGCACTG TTTACAGAGGCAAAGGTTTACCAGAATAAACTGGTGCATGTAAGGAAAGACATGATCCTGCTccatgaaaaaacaacaaaactaaag AAAAGAGCTTTAAAATTGCAGCAACAGAAGCAAAAGGAGACGCTAGAGAAGGAGCAACAACGAGAGAAGGAGCTTGAGAGAGAAAGGCAACTTACTGCCAAACCTGCTAAAAGAATGTAG